Below is a genomic region from Rhodococcus sp. WMMA185.
GGCCGCTAGCAGAATCACCTTGACGAGCAACCCACCGTCGACGACGGCACTCAGCGTTGCGAGGAGCGCGTCCTGCGGCACCGCTCGCGCCGCGGCGTCGGTCAGTCCGAGAGCCGAGTCCGTCAAATACGAGCGGGGGGTGCTGACCGCGTCGCGTAACAGTAGGTAGCCCGGAGTGAGTACGGGTCCGAGGACCAGGAGTGCCAGCAGCAGGCTGTAGACGGCCGGGACGAACGGTGCGCGGTGCCGGACGGTCATGAGGCGCCACATTACGTGGTGCGCAGGCCGGGTTCGCGCAGTGCGTAGTGCATCATAAGCAAATGCCACGCCGGATCCGCACCAAGTCAGCGGTGGCCGGGGTGACGATGGTGACAGCGGGTTCGATGGTCGCGAATATCGCCTCCTACCTGCTGCATCTTCCCGCAAGCCGCTGGCTTGGTCCTTCTGGGTACGGGGAGTTCGCCAGCCTGCTGGCCGCTCAACTCGTTCTGGCCGTACCCGCGCTCGCGCTTCAGACCGTCGTCGCACGCGAAGTGGTTCGGGGCAAGGGTGCCCACGCAGTGCGGTTGCTCGGGTATCGCTGCGCCGTGATCGTCGCCCTGGTGGCCGCGCTGCTTGTTCCGGCGGTCTCCTGGGCACTGGACACCGGCACGCTCGCCACTTCTTCGGCACTGATCACAGCCCCCGTACTGGTCCTCCTCGCCACCGAGCAGGGACTGTTGCAGGGTGCGGCGCGTTTCGGCCCGTTGAGCGTTGTGCTCGCCGCGGCAGGTGTCGCCAAGGTTGTTCCCGCCGTCGTCGTGCTCGCTCTCGGGGCCGGACCGGGACTCGCCCTCGCGGCCAGTGCGGTCGGAACCGGTCTGGTTGCCCTCGTCACCAGGCTGTTGGCCGACTCAGGCGTGCTGGGGGAAGCGAGCACGCGGATCGGCGTAGGGGCGGTGCTGAAGGCGTCCCAGGTGCAATTGGCGCTGATCGCGCTGTCATCGATGGATCTCGTGGTGGCAAGAATTGTTCTGAGCGCCGACGACGCAGGCCTCTACGCGCTCGGAGCAGTCGCGACCAAGGCGGCGTTCTGGTTGCCCCAGGCCGTCGGTGTCGTCCTCTATCCCCGAATGGCTAACCCTGCCCAGTCGGTGCGTGCAGTTCGTTCGGCTCTGGCCATCCTCGTGGCCCTCGGCGCGGTGCTCGTCGCTGGGGTTGCGGTGGCCGCACCCCTCGTCCCAGTCCTCGTCGGGGCCGCTTACCAGCCCGTCCAATCGTTGTTGTGGCTGTTCGCGCTGCAGGGGGCCTGCCTGGCTGTCCTCCAGGGCGCGCTGCTCTCGGCGATCGCGGGCGAGAGGACGCACCTGGCGGTGATTGCCTGGATCGGCTTGGCAGTCGAGATGATCGCCATGCTGACAGTCGCGTCCACCATCGGGCAGTTCATCGGAATCGCCGTTGCCGTCGCCGCGGGCACCGCGCTGGTCGTCGGCGTCCGCGCCGTTCGCGGCGCGCGACACGATGCCGTGACAGCTTGAACTGTGCGCCCGATGTGACATTTGTGCAGTCAGGCGGAACCGATGTCACATCGGGCGAGCCACATCGTGTGCAACGCTCCCCGGATACCGGGCCCCGGACACGACGAAGGGGACCTCGCAAGAGCAAGGTCCCCTTCGATGCCGACTATGTTGAGCGCGGCCGACCGACGCTACCGCTGGTCGTCGTGCCTACGCGGATCGGTGACGGGAATCTCCTCCGTCTTGTCCAAGGTCCAGTCGTGCTGCTCCGTAGGTGCGTCTGAACCCTCGAAGTGACGACCGCCCTGGCCCGAGGGCACATCGCCGCCACCGTTGGTGGACGCGGGCTGCTGGCCCTTCCCGCCGCGCAGGCCGAGGAAGATGCCCGCGATCAGCGCGATCAGGCCGAGAACGCCGGCAATGATGGGTATGGTGCGACCGAACAGGTTGATCGTGTCGATGCCATCCCTGGCCTGCTCGACCTGGGCCTCGATGGTCTGCTCGTCGAAGGGCAGCGTCACCTGCAGCACGTCGACCTCCGGCCGGTCAGCGTTACGCGCGTAGTACTGGTGCAGCTGCTCCTGACCCTTGACGATGATGCCGGTCTGGGGCTCGACCCACACGTCGCGCACA
It encodes:
- a CDS encoding polysaccharide biosynthesis protein; this encodes MPRRIRTKSAVAGVTMVTAGSMVANIASYLLHLPASRWLGPSGYGEFASLLAAQLVLAVPALALQTVVAREVVRGKGAHAVRLLGYRCAVIVALVAALLVPAVSWALDTGTLATSSALITAPVLVLLATEQGLLQGAARFGPLSVVLAAAGVAKVVPAVVVLALGAGPGLALAASAVGTGLVALVTRLLADSGVLGEASTRIGVGAVLKASQVQLALIALSSMDLVVARIVLSADDAGLYALGAVATKAAFWLPQAVGVVLYPRMANPAQSVRAVRSALAILVALGAVLVAGVAVAAPLVPVLVGAAYQPVQSLLWLFALQGACLAVLQGALLSAIAGERTHLAVIAWIGLAVEMIAMLTVASTIGQFIGIAVAVAAGTALVVGVRAVRGARHDAVTA